The region TTACCTTGGCGCCAATAGCCTTGTTCCCAACCTCTGTATGAATTTCGTAGGCGAAATCTAAGGCAGTTGATCCTTTTGGAAGCGATCGGGTGTCGCCTTTTGGAGTGAAAACAACAATTTCAGAGGCAAAAAGATTCAATTTAAACTCATCAAGAAACTCCAGCGCATTTTCCTGTGGATTTTCAAGCATCTCTCGTACTCGCTTAACCCATCGGTCCAACTCATTTTCTTGGTTGGTGGCATCCATATCCTTATACTTCCAGTGAGCCGCAAAGCCCCGTTCTGCAATATCGTCCATCCTGCGGGATCGAATTTGAACCTCGACCCACTGTCCGTTGGGCCCCATTACAGTGCAATGGAGCGCCTCGTAACCATTTGCTTTAGGTGTACTAACCCAGTCGCGTAAACGGTCGGGTTTTGGCTTATATATATCCGTGATAATTGAGTAGATATGCCAGCATTGCGTTTTTTCGGGAATGTGAGGGTAGGGGTTAAATACTATTCGGATTGCCAATAAATCGTAAATTTCCTCGAACGATACATTTTTTGTTTGGATTTTTTTCCATATTGAATATACCGATTTTGGTCGTCCATTTATCTCGAAATCGATATTGTTTTCTTCGAGTTTTTTGATAATAGGAAGCGAAAAATGGTTGATTTGTTGGATTCTTCGTTTTTCATTATCGGCTATTTTATTCCTGATTTCGTCGTATGCCTGCGGATAGCGGTACTTTAGGCTTAAATCTTCGAGTTCGGTTTTAATTGCGTATAGTCCAAGTCTGTGCGCTAGCGGGGCGTATAGGTAAATTGTTTCACTCGCAATCTTCATTTGCTTATTGGTAGCAAGCGAATCGAGTGTGCGCATGTTGTGCAGCCTATCGGCGAGTTTTATTAGGATTACACGAATATCGTCGGCAAGTGTAAGAATTATTTTTCTGAAATTTTCGGCCTGAATTGTAGAGTTAGCATCAAAAACATCGGTGATTTTTGTTAGTCCATCAATTATTGATGCTATTTTTTTTCCGAAGATTCTTTCTATGTCCTCAACGGTGTAGTCAGTATCTTCAACTACATCATGCATCAATGCGCAAGCTGCAGCCTTTGCTCCTAGTCCAATTTCTTGGGTTACAATTTTAGCAACGGCTATTGGATGCAATATGTAGGGTTCCCCTGATTTTCTACGAACGCCTTTGTGTGCCTCGTTGGCCAAATTAAAGGCTTTAATAATGAGTTTTTGATCTTCCTCGGAAGTACAACGGGTACACCCCCGAAGCATATCTTCGAAATGCGATTGAATTAAAAGTTTTTCCTCTTCGGTTTGAAGGTTCATATTTTTTCAATTGATAAAACAATACTGAGTTTATTTTGGATATACTACCGATACACTTCCGTTCTGTACTACGTCTCCCGAACTGTCGGTATGCACTACAATTCTGTATGCGTATGTGCCCTCTTTGACGTATTTGCTATTGCTATCCTTTCCATCCCATCCTTGATTACCATAGTAGATGATTCCTCCCCAGCGATCGTAGATGGTGAGTTGGTATGTTGCGTCGAAACTAATGATAGGTTCAAATAGGTTACGAGAGTGACCATTGTTGCTAATTGTGCTGTTGGGCGCAATGGCTGTTGGCATGGTAAGTCCGGGCAGTATTTCGGTAATTACTTCGCGGGAGCGTACAAAAGTTATTCCGGTATTGTCGGGTTCCCGCTCAATGGCCTCAATGTAATACTTGAAGATAATTTTGTAAAGTGGATCTTGGGCTTTGAAGGATGATAGATCGTCGGAGAATAGGGTGTCGGATATTGCCGATGCCGCAATGGTTAACTCTCCGGCTCCTGTTACATCGTCATTTTGGGTGTAGGCCCTTCGGTAAACGGTGTATTCTACTCGGTTGTTGTTTCTATTGTCTTGCCGTAGCGTATCAATGTTCAGTGCATCCCATTTTAGATTAACTGTGGTTCCGTTTGGTCGGGCTTTTGGAATTATGGTGTTACATAGATTAGTTGTTTTGATTACGTTGTTGCAACCATTATAGGCATCAACCTTATAGTAAAACTTTCTGGTTCTCGAGGCCCATACATCGTTAGTATCTATTGAACTAGTTTTGTTAGGATCGGAAAATTCTTCGATTATTTTTGCGCTAAAGATACTTTGGTTTGTATCGGCCTGTTCCCATCTAACTAGTTTAAAATTTTTAATTTCAGTTACCGCATCAATGTTATAGTATATTTTGCAACCCTGATTCAATGAAATAATTGAGTCAATTATCATAAAATCTGGTCTGACAGCCATTTTAGTGTTAATGGAATTTAGGTTTGAATATGTTTTGAATGGTTTGTCGTTTCGTTCAAGAGTTAAGTAGAAATAGTAGTTCTGATTCTCTTGAACATTGGTAATGCTGAATTTATTGGTGAATATTCCTATGCTATCAACTAATAGCTGAAAACTACTTAAATTGGGTGTATTACTCCAGTAAAGTTGATATTTTTTCCGGTTAGAATTTGCCCATCCGTTTACATCAAAGTTGTAATAATGCTCCCATAAAAGATCAATTTTTGCGTTACAGCTGTCGTATGCCGATGTGAGCCAAATTTGTGCATGGTGTGGGGTCATCCTGCTTGGTTCGGTTGATCCGAGTGATGCGAGTTTATAAAAAAGTCTCGATTGATTTCCATCCGAGCTTATATCTGTGTATTCAAAAGTATTCTGATCGACTGTTGCAATTTGGTAGTAAGCATCGTTTCCCAGCGCATCTGGGATTTTTTTGTAAATAATATACCCAATGGGATTGGGATACTGTGGATAGTAAGCTGGTGCTGTCCAGTATAAAGTTGGATTGCCCGTGGCGAGGTCAATGGTTAGGTAGTCGAATGTTGGCTCGTTGGGTTTGTTATATGTTTGCGAGTAACCAGCAATGCTGATGATGTAACAAATTATTAGTACAATGATAGTTCTTGTTTTCATATCGTAATAATTTATCTGTTTTAAATTTTACCAGCCACACTTTCAACAAAATCGTTTTGCCCTAGGTACTTGTTGGCAATTTCAATGAGTTGCTCGGGTGTGACTGTGTTGATGGTGTCAATTGTCCTTTCGAAAAATGAGTAGTCAAGATTGTTGTATTCGTAAAGGCTTGCAATGCTTTCGGCAATGGCAAATGGTCCATCGAAGTTGCGAAGTACTTCTCCTGTGAGATGACTTTTAACTAGGTCTAGCTCACTCTGAGGAACTTTCTCGGTGCACAGTTTTTCAATCTCCTTGTATATTTCACGCAGGGTGTTGGCTGTAAAATCTACACCAACCTCAGTTCCTATTACAAAAACCGAAGTTTCCTTAAATGGAAGTAATGTCGAAGATATTCCGTAGGTATACCCCTTGTCCTCCCTGATGTTTTTCATCAATCTCGATCCAAAATACCCACCAAGAATTGTGTTTAGCACCATCAGTTTTGGGAAATCCTCGTGATCGCGCTTAATTAACTCTTTGCCTATTCTTATGGCCGATTGCAAGGCATCGTTCTTATGCGAAAATACTTTCTGCTGTGAAATGACTGACTTGGGGAATGGTTGATTTAGAGCCGTACCGTTATTCCCAAAATTGGTTTTTCCCAGTAGTTCTTCCACCGCTTTGATCTCTTTATCGGAGACTTTTCCGGCTAGTACAATAATGCAATTGTTTGAACTGTGATATTGGCTATGGAAATTTGCAATGTTGTCGCGATGAAGTGTGTCGAATTCGTCGGGCGTTGCATACGATCCGTACGGATGATCCTTGCCGAACATTGTGCTGAAAAAATTTTGTCGGGCAATGGTAACCACCTTCTCTAGTTCAACAATTAGCGATTGTTTTCCTTTCTTTTTGAAAATGTCAAGTTCGTGTTCGGGGTACGTTGGGTTGTAAATCATGTCGGCCAAAACACCGAGCGATTGGTCAAGGTACTTGTTGGTGGAGTAAAGCGTAAGGGTTGCAAAGTCACGATCGAATGAATGCTCTGGAAAGCTGCCGTAGAAATCGAATAGTTCTGCGATTTGCTGGGAGTTTTTTGTTGATGTTCCTTCGCTTAGCAGCGAAATTGCAGCACGTGCCGATATTGCTTGGCTTTGATATCGGGTTCCAGCATGGAGAATTATTTCGATTTTGGAGACCTCTTGAGTTCCTGCATCAATCACAATTAGTTTTGCACCATTGGCTAGGGTAATGTTTTGGGTTTGAGGAATCGAAACTCGTCCTGTTGGATTTTTTTTCGGTGCTGTTGTCCTATCTAGCATAGTTAATGGGTCAATGTTATTGTTGCTTAGATTTGTAGTATAGCGTTGAGCAGTTGCTCTCGGTCAATATTTGCTGAGCAATTCCTTGAATTGATGCCCGCGTTACATTCCGATATTTTTCCAACTCAAAGTTGATCCTGTTAGCATCGCCTAGTAATTCAAAAAACGACAGATTCATGGCTTTATTGAGTACGCTGGTTTCTTCGAAGGTGAAATTCGATTCATACTTATTTTTAACCTTTTCTAATTCGTACTCCGATATTTGTATGCCCTGTATATTCCGTACTTCCTCAATTAGCGCATTTTCCGCGTCGGCAAAATTTGTCGATGGGTAAAGTTGACCTGTAATTACAAAAAGGCCCTCATCAATATCGCCTGTAATGTAAGCATTTACATTGCTGAAAAGTTGTTTTTCTTTCACTAATCGTTGGTATAGGCGTGCCGATTTTCCGCTCGATAGCAAGTCTGACATTAAATCTACCGCAGGAAAATCTGGGTGATTCCTGTTACACATATGATAGGACTTGTAGATTGCGTTGAAGGGAACGTCGCGTACAATTTCCAGTTTTCTTGGCAATGTTTGCGTTGGCTCTTTGGGGAGATTCCGTTCAATTATGTTGCGCCGTTCTATTGGTCCAAACCATTTATTGGCGAGTTCTATGATTTGTGTGGGATTAACAGGGCCTGCTACGCACAGTATGGCATTGTTCGGAGCGTAATGGCTGTAAAAAAAGTTCTTTACATCGGTTAGCGTTGCGCTTTTAATGTGATCGATTGATTTGCCAATTGTTGGCCACATGTAAGGGTGTGCCGTATATGCCAATGGCCTGAGGTTTAACCACACATCTCCGTACGGTTGGTTTAAGTATCGTTGATTAAACTCTTCGATAACAACGTTTCGCTGAACGTCTAAACTTTTCTTGGTAAATGCAAGGCTAAGCATTCTATCGCTTTCCAGCCAAAAGGCGGTTTCGATATTTTCGACGGGTAGCGTTATGTAGTAGTTGGTTATATCGTTGTTGGTAAATGCATTATTTTCTCCGCCCACATGCTCAAGCGGTTCGTCAAATACTGGGATATGAATAGAGCCTCCAAACATAAGGTGCTCAAAAAGATGTGCAAAGCCAGTTTTGTTTGGATCTTCATCCTTCGATCCTACATCGTATAGTAAATTAAACGATGCAATTGGCGTGCTAAAATCCTGATGAATAAGTAGTTTTAGACCGTTTGGAAGTATATGTTTAATAACTTCTATCATTTGTTCTAACTTTTTGGTAAAAGAACAGTAAATTTGGGCAAAATATAAATCTGGTTGATTTTAAGTTGACGACAAATCAAACAAATTAACGTTCAATTGAATACAACCTGTAAAACACGTATTTGTTGTTTCGATTTTTATATTTACTTATATTTTCAAAAATAACCATTTTTATTGATGATGCCCTGATTTTTGGTTATTTTTAAGATTTAGCAGTTAAAAAATGAAGTTATTGTATAGTAAGTTTTTGAATAGTATTTGGATTTCGGTTCGACGCTTAGGCGAGCGTCGAGTCACCTTAATTCTTAGTTTGATTATTGGAATTCTAAGTGGAGTAGCTGCTGTGGTATTAAAGAATACAGTACATGTTACCCATGCTTTTTTACAGGAGTCGTTGCCTAAAGAGTCGGCCAACCTGCTGTTTCTGGGATTGCCTGCAGTGGGAATTCTTTTAACGATACTATTTATAAAGCTTTTCATAAAAGAGAACATTAACCATGGAGTGTCAAAGGTCCTCTACTCAATATCTAGGCAGAATAGTAAAATAAAATCGCACAATACATATAGTTCTGTTGTATCGAGTACACTTACCATTGGGTTTGGCGGTTCGGTTGGAGCCGAGGCCCCAATAGTATATACTGGCGCAGCTATTGGGTCCAACATAGGTAAGTTTTTTAGGATGAACTATAAAACGCTTACTTTGCTTGTTGGTTGTGGATCCGCGGGGGCTATTGCGGCAATTTTTAATGCTCCATTAGCAGGGCTTGTATTTACTCTAGAAGTTTTAATGCTCGATTTAACCACTGCATCAATCATACCATTGCTTATTTCGGCAGCATCTGCAACCATGGTTTCATACTTCTTTTTAGGGCGCGATGTAGTTTTTACCTACGAGGTGGTTCATCCCTTTCAACTTCATAACATCCCATATTTTATTCTATTGGGAATATTCTGTGGATTGGTATCTCTTTATTTCATGCGTACGGTAATGCGTGTAGAAAAAAAGTTCAATCGTGTTACAAATACTTATAAAAAATGGATTATTGGAAGTATTGGTTTAGGTATACTAATTTTTATTTTTCCGCCGCTCTATGGAGAAGGATATGAGGTTTTGGATGCATTGTTGGACGGCCGCCCCTCTTTTATTTTCGATAACAGTTTCTTCTATTCTTTTCAGCATAACTATTGGCTATTGCTAGCTGCGCTAATTATGCTTGTAGCGTTAAAGGCTATTGCCACAGCGGTAACAACTGGTGCGGGAGGTGTTGGTGGTACATTTGCCCCAACATTGTTTATTGGAGGGGTTTCGGGTTTCTTTGTGGCGCGTTTTATTAATCAAGTTAGTTTTATAAATGTTTCGGAGAGTAATTTTACTCTTGTAGGAATGGCTGGTACAATGGCTGGCGTAATGCATGCCCCTTTGACTGCGATATTCTTGATTGCTGAGATTACAGGAGGCTATGCACTTTTTGTCCCGTTAATAATAACTGCAACAATCTCGTTTATAACCATAATGTATTTCGAACCGCATTCAATATACACCAAAGGATTGGCTAAGAAAGGCGAGTTGATTACGCACCATAAGGATAAGGCGGTTTTAACATTGTTGCAGGTGGCCCATGTGGTTGAGAAAGACTTTATAGTTGTATCTCCTGATGAAACCTTGGGTAATCTGGTGCATAAGATAAGTAGATCTAAACGAAATATCTTCCCGGTTGTCACCTCTGAAAATGTTTTTGTGGGTGTAGTTTCTTTGGATGATATTCGCCCTATTATGTTCGATACTGAAGTGTATGAGTCCGTATCGGTGAATGAGTTAATGATTGTTCCTCCAGAATATATAACAACAAAGGAATCCATGGATTCCGTGATGAAAAAGTTTGAAAATTCTGGGGCATGGAATCTCCCTGTGCTCGATGGCAATCAGTATGTCGGTTTTGTTTCCAAATCCAAAATTTTCTCAGCTTACCGCGATCTGTTAATTCAGTTTTCGGATGAATAATTTATCAAAATCAATTACTTTTGAATCCTTTACTAAATGATCTAGGAAATGGCTCAAGCAAATTTCGATTTATCCAAGATTAGCGGTCTTAAAATTTTGGTGATAGAAGATGATACTGTTAGTCGGATTTTCTTGAGAGAGTTGCTCTCTCCATCGCAGGCTCAAATTGATTATGCAAGAAGTGGATATGAGGCTACACAGTATCTTAGTAAGAGCGGGGCGCCCGATATCATTCTTCTCGACATCCGGCTGCCCGATATTGATGGTGTAGATTTGGCCGTGAAGATTTTGAAGGATTATCCCAATTTGCCAATTATTGCTCAAACAGCATATGTTTCGGTTGGCGTTGAGGAGCGTTGCTTGGTGGCAGGTGTAAAGGCGTTTATCCCTAAGCCCATCAAAAAAACACAGCTGATGGAGCTTCTCGCTCAATTTGCTGAGCAACATATAAAATAATTTTAACGAGACAATTAAAGCACTAATTTTGCCATAAATTTAAACTTACTATAATGACACGCGATACTCAAATTTTTGATCTTATTGAAAAGGAACGTCAACGCCAAATGCATGGCATCGAGTTGATTGCTTCTGAAAACTTTGTTAGCCCTCAGGTGCTTGAGGCTATGGGTTCTGTAATGACCAATAAGTATGCCGAAGGTTATCCAGGAGCACGTTACTACGGTGGTTGCGAGGTGGTTGATCAATCGGAGCAACTTGCAATTGATAGATTGAAAAAACTATTCGATGCCGAATACGCCAACGTTCAGCCACACTCTGGTGCTCAGGCTAACATGGCCGTTTTTATGGCGGTTCTTAAACCTGGCGATACATTCCTAGGGTTGGACTTATCGCATGGCGGTCACTTGTCGCACGGTTCTCCAGTAAACTTCTCGGGAATGTGGTACAAGGCTACATCGTATGGTGTAAAGCAGGAAACCGGCCGTGTTGATTACGATATGATGGAGCGTGTTGCTCTTGAGCAAAAACCAAAATTAATTGTTGGTGGTGCTTCGGCTTACTCTCGCGAGTGGGATTACAAGCGCATGCGTGAGATTGCCGATAAAATCGGTGCATTACTTATGATTGATATGGCGCACCCTGCTGGTTTAATTGCTGCTGGTTTGCTCGATAATCCTGTTAAATATGCACACATTGTAACATCAACTACCCACAAAACCTTGCGTGGTCCACGCGGTGGTATTATTCTTATGGGTAAGGATTTTCCAAATCCTTGGGGATTAACTACTCCTAAAGGTGAAGTTAAAATGATGTCGCAAATTCTTAACTCTAGCGTATTCCCCGGCGTTCAGGGTGGTCCGCTTGAGCATGTTATTGCTGCTAAAGCAGTGGCTTTTGGCGAGGCATTAACCCCAGAGTTTAAGGCTTATCAATCTCAGGTTAAGAAGAATGCTGCTGTTTTAGCCGATGCATTCATTAAGAAAGGTTACAAAGTAATTTCCGATGGTACCGATAACCACTCTATGCTTATCGATTTACGTACAAAATTCCCCGATATTACTGGAAAGAAAGTTGAGAACACTTTAGTATTGGCCGATATTACCATCAATAAGAATATGGTTCCCTACGATAGCCGTTCGCCTTTCCAAACTTCTGGAATTCGTGTTGGAACACCTGCAATTACAACTCGTGGCTTAAAGGAACAGCATATGCCAATTGTTGTAGATTTGATTGATAAGGTGATTTCAAATATCGATAATCAGGATGTTATTGCGGAGGTAAGAGCCGAGGTTAATAAGTTAATGAAGGATTTCCCGCTATTTGCGTGGTAATCTTTTGTAAATAATTCTGTAACCCCGACACGTCGTGTCGGGGTTTTTTATAAATTGGTATTTTATTATTCTTTACATTAAACTAGCCTGAATTAACTATGAAAACTTTCTTTATTGATTTAAATGAAATGGCTCATAAGAAGTCAAAACTATATAAAGTATGGGCTTTTGGAGCATTGATGTTTGTCGTTTTTGGAGTCGGGACTTCAATGCTGCTCAAGGATAAAGTTGATGGTGCAATGTGGCCAATTATTATAATGTCGGCCTATCTTCTACTTTATATATACTACGCTTGGGTTACTTATAAGGCAAAACTTTACATTCAAGCCGATGATTATGCTGTGGAGTATAGTTTTGGGATGATTAAGCGTACTGCTGAAATTATTATTTGGGATACTATAGTTAAAGTAAAGTTAGGGCCTACCTATGTTGCTTTTTTTAAACGATCAGGGAAACGGAAGGTTGTAAGTTTGGGTTGGTTGCCTTATGTAAAGGTGGTTGATATAAAAGAAAAAATTAGAAAGGCCTGTGAATACAAAGG is a window of Tenuifilaceae bacterium CYCD DNA encoding:
- a CDS encoding GTP pyrophosphokinase; this translates as MNLQTEEEKLLIQSHFEDMLRGCTRCTSEEDQKLIIKAFNLANEAHKGVRRKSGEPYILHPIAVAKIVTQEIGLGAKAAACALMHDVVEDTDYTVEDIERIFGKKIASIIDGLTKITDVFDANSTIQAENFRKIILTLADDIRVILIKLADRLHNMRTLDSLATNKQMKIASETIYLYAPLAHRLGLYAIKTELEDLSLKYRYPQAYDEIRNKIADNEKRRIQQINHFSLPIIKKLEENNIDFEINGRPKSVYSIWKKIQTKNVSFEEIYDLLAIRIVFNPYPHIPEKTQCWHIYSIITDIYKPKPDRLRDWVSTPKANGYEALHCTVMGPNGQWVEVQIRSRRMDDIAERGFAAHWKYKDMDATNQENELDRWVKRVREMLENPQENALEFLDEFKLNLFASEIVVFTPKGDTRSLPKGSTALDFAYEIHTEVGNKAIGAKVNHKLVPLSYQISGGDQIEIITASSQKPTWELLNYATTAKAKASIKNALKTETKNRIEKGKNALESRLTELGIQPSSRVFKKILPAYEVYSKDELYSKIGSGLISLDNLKRILKKNTKSKWIRYWSLQLGKKDKYDVEPSKPLKIDTKKPFLLSENVDEENPEYVVARCCNPIPGDEVIGYISPEDMVIIHKATCAEAVRIMAQHGDKIVSAKWTTHKMLSFLARIDVRGMDRIGIISEITKVISDELMVNIRKFHIESHDGIFEGFIDLYVHDVSHLNNLIMNLMKIKGMDNVKRMDKVDD
- a CDS encoding peptidase M16; this encodes MLDRTTAPKKNPTGRVSIPQTQNITLANGAKLIVIDAGTQEVSKIEIILHAGTRYQSQAISARAAISLLSEGTSTKNSQQIAELFDFYGSFPEHSFDRDFATLTLYSTNKYLDQSLGVLADMIYNPTYPEHELDIFKKKGKQSLIVELEKVVTIARQNFFSTMFGKDHPYGSYATPDEFDTLHRDNIANFHSQYHSSNNCIIVLAGKVSDKEIKAVEELLGKTNFGNNGTALNQPFPKSVISQQKVFSHKNDALQSAIRIGKELIKRDHEDFPKLMVLNTILGGYFGSRLMKNIREDKGYTYGISSTLLPFKETSVFVIGTEVGVDFTANTLREIYKEIEKLCTEKVPQSELDLVKSHLTGEVLRNFDGPFAIAESIASLYEYNNLDYSFFERTIDTINTVTPEQLIEIANKYLGQNDFVESVAGKI
- a CDS encoding zinc protease, which codes for MIEVIKHILPNGLKLLIHQDFSTPIASFNLLYDVGSKDEDPNKTGFAHLFEHLMFGGSIHIPVFDEPLEHVGGENNAFTNNDITNYYITLPVENIETAFWLESDRMLSLAFTKKSLDVQRNVVIEEFNQRYLNQPYGDVWLNLRPLAYTAHPYMWPTIGKSIDHIKSATLTDVKNFFYSHYAPNNAILCVAGPVNPTQIIELANKWFGPIERRNIIERNLPKEPTQTLPRKLEIVRDVPFNAIYKSYHMCNRNHPDFPAVDLMSDLLSSGKSARLYQRLVKEKQLFSNVNAYITGDIDEGLFVITGQLYPSTNFADAENALIEEVRNIQGIQISEYELEKVKNKYESNFTFEETSVLNKAMNLSFFELLGDANRINFELEKYRNVTRASIQGIAQQILTESNCSTLYYKSKQQ
- a CDS encoding chloride channel protein; the protein is MKLLYSKFLNSIWISVRRLGERRVTLILSLIIGILSGVAAVVLKNTVHVTHAFLQESLPKESANLLFLGLPAVGILLTILFIKLFIKENINHGVSKVLYSISRQNSKIKSHNTYSSVVSSTLTIGFGGSVGAEAPIVYTGAAIGSNIGKFFRMNYKTLTLLVGCGSAGAIAAIFNAPLAGLVFTLEVLMLDLTTASIIPLLISAASATMVSYFFLGRDVVFTYEVVHPFQLHNIPYFILLGIFCGLVSLYFMRTVMRVEKKFNRVTNTYKKWIIGSIGLGILIFIFPPLYGEGYEVLDALLDGRPSFIFDNSFFYSFQHNYWLLLAALIMLVALKAIATAVTTGAGGVGGTFAPTLFIGGVSGFFVARFINQVSFINVSESNFTLVGMAGTMAGVMHAPLTAIFLIAEITGGYALFVPLIITATISFITIMYFEPHSIYTKGLAKKGELITHHKDKAVLTLLQVAHVVEKDFIVVSPDETLGNLVHKISRSKRNIFPVVTSENVFVGVVSLDDIRPIMFDTEVYESVSVNELMIVPPEYITTKESMDSVMKKFENSGAWNLPVLDGNQYVGFVSKSKIFSAYRDLLIQFSDE
- the glyA gene encoding serine hydroxymethyltransferase produces the protein MTRDTQIFDLIEKERQRQMHGIELIASENFVSPQVLEAMGSVMTNKYAEGYPGARYYGGCEVVDQSEQLAIDRLKKLFDAEYANVQPHSGAQANMAVFMAVLKPGDTFLGLDLSHGGHLSHGSPVNFSGMWYKATSYGVKQETGRVDYDMMERVALEQKPKLIVGGASAYSREWDYKRMREIADKIGALLMIDMAHPAGLIAAGLLDNPVKYAHIVTSTTHKTLRGPRGGIILMGKDFPNPWGLTTPKGEVKMMSQILNSSVFPGVQGGPLEHVIAAKAVAFGEALTPEFKAYQSQVKKNAAVLADAFIKKGYKVISDGTDNHSMLIDLRTKFPDITGKKVENTLVLADITINKNMVPYDSRSPFQTSGIRVGTPAITTRGLKEQHMPIVVDLIDKVISNIDNQDVIAEVRAEVNKLMKDFPLFAW